The Hordeum vulgare subsp. vulgare chromosome 7H, MorexV3_pseudomolecules_assembly, whole genome shotgun sequence DNA window ATGCTTTTACCAAAATTGCTAAACATAATAAACAAAGCAACACTAACTCAAGAAACTGGTTATCATAGTGTATTGACGTGTTCAGAGGTATTCCCTCTTGTCCAGAAATACAAGGCATGTTATTTGCATGCAGTCAATGTTTTAAAACTTTGGCCCCTAATACATGTAAAAGTACATGGACTGAGCATACATGAATCCTATTATTGTATTTTTCTAGCAAACTTCTTTATGCTATATATCTTCTTACTATTTTTTGGCATGTTATAAGTAAAAAAATTACAGTCAAAATCACTCGTTGGACACTGAATAGCCAAAAGCACCTTATATTTCCTTACAGGGGGAGTACATCATTTTGATCAACTTGCGATAAGATAAACACATGCACATGGAAAGGGTAATACTCCCTTtgtctcaaaataactgtctcaactttatactagctctagtataaatttgtactaagcttaagacacttattttgggacgaagggagtagtaaACAAAAATTGACTCCATAAGATCATCACGTCCCATACCTTGATGAGTCCATTCCTGCCGGAGTTGTGAAGAACTCAAATCTAAGGGACCACTGTACAGTAACCTTTGAGGTAGCAAATGACATTGGTCCCTCAATAGGAATTGAGAAGAGAAAACTTGTTTGGTGAAGATCTGCAACAACTTCATGATGTTCACTGTGTACCTGATCATAGAGTCAACGTTGGATCAGGAAATAACAAAGGTTAGCGTTTTACAGAATAGAAATCGATATTCAAATAGACCAACATACTTGAATAGAAACATAGTAAGACCATGTACGATTCAAGGTGCTTAGGCAGGTTGTTTGTAAAAATAAACCAAATATTGTTTAAGCAGCGGTGATTGTTCCTATAGCGGAGGTGCCTAAGTAAGCGCATGTGCAATGCATCATACAAGGCCTAAGGACTCATGACATCTGATATTGCTGGAATATGTTTATTATTGTCATCATAAGGTAAATATAGAAAGAGTTCTATCACATTATCTCTTGGCGATCACGAGTTCATGACTTATCATGGGAATGTTTGAGGGCATCAGCacatttccttttctgttttctcaATCTTGAAAAAATGGTTGTTTAGATATGTCACTGCAAGTCTGCAACTATCAAAAATGTCATTACTAACTCAACAAATTAGGAAAGATGTCATCAGACTACATGTTTTCTTCCTTTTACTACTGACTTCCATTCCAAAATACTTTTATGCTAGGTCAATTATTTTTATGCTTAACCAAGTATATAGAAAAATATGCTAAGGTCTACAACATCAATTATATATAGCATGAAAATATATTCTATGACGAATACAACAATACAAAATTGATGTTGTAGATGTTCATATATATTTCTACAGACTAAATCAAACTTAAAACTTCAGTCAAAGTAGAAATATATATTAACATCTACAAGTCCTAAGTTTGACTTAGCCactgatgacaaacccaaaacttCAAATATTTTTGGAACAGGGGGTCATGATTTCTCACCTACCCCTAGGCACATCCGACCTCAGCCAATGCTGCACTAGTCTGGTTTGGGTTTGCCTCTATCGATAGAAACCTCACATCTCTGACCTCCTCGAATTTTAAAATGATCAACCAGGAACTTGCTCATGGTGGCATTTGTTTTAAAGAAGAGGAGATGTGAACACACACACACCCTGCAGAGGTTGAGCCTCAAACACAAGTGGGCGGGGCTGCGAACACAACAACCTACTCCAGCTAGCCACCTCAGCAGGCACTCAGTCTCAAAGAGGAGTGTGACAACTAGCACAAAGCCAGCTAGAGCTTGGGTCTAGTGGTGGGGATGTATTAGTGGTGATAGATGACCACATCTGCAAATTCCTGCGCCAGTGGATGATCGATTCATGGCAGCAGCAGCTTGATTTCAAcacagagatggtgcaattcatgCTGCATCCAACTTTGGATCCAAAAGTGGAGATGGCGACTGCATCCTGTCATGGGTTTAATGATTTGTGTCCTATGCTGCACAGGGGGCGGATGGTAGCAGACCTGCTCCAGCTACAGTGAACCGACATGAGTGCCATCAACCAGTTAAATTTGCCTTTTTACCCCACTGCCTCACATCAGCCAACACACAATCATCATCATTGCAGCCACTGTGAAGGATGCAGAGGCATACAAGGCCAGGACATTTCATCCAATACATGTGAAATACAAAGGCTACTGGCAAGTTTTGTGAATGCAGTGACTTTGCAGTGGCATTTATTGAAGGTGGAACTTCATTGTACCATTTATCAAGATTGGGTACTTTGGAATGGCATGTATCTAAAGTAATACCAACAAACAAAATCAAGTTTACGTCCTAATCAAACTACATGCACAAATGGAATCTGATCATGGATATACCCCTGTAGCTAAACCATCAAACATAACCTTGTACTAGTTTCATGAACTTGTTAAAACTTGAGACCAAAGCGTAGGCCCTGTGGCATTAACACTtgagaaatactccctccgtcccacaatataagatgtttttgcaAGCTAAAACAGCTTGCAGAAACGTCTTATAttgtaggacggagggagtatatcttaCATAACTCATCATTTGGACTAGAGGCAAAGTTCAGTCTGTAAGTCATAGAATGAAACATGTACAATAAGGATTACTTTTAAAATGTTTTGTCAAATTAGACATTAAAGCTAAACAAGTAAACATTCACTGCACATAGTACAAATTTTATAATGGTTCACAACACAAGCTGCAAAAAGGATACCTTGGTTATTGTCGGTGAGACCCTTCGTGAAGGGTGTATTACACGAGGATTAATTGTTTCTGATGTTTCCAAGGTTATAGATACCTGTGAAGCACATCAACTAGTTATACGTTTAAATCCATATTCAATACATAATAATTTATTAAACTCGGTCTTTTACCTCTAGGCATCTCCGTGTTCCAGTTCCATGGAAAAAAGTGAGTGCTCCACCAATCTGCAATCGGCAAAATAAGATAATCAATCTACCAACAACAAAGCAGTAAGCCAGTAACAAGCACAATAAGGGTGATTAGAGTACCATATCACCAAAGTAATAAGTTGAGTCAGAATTCTTTGGTGAGAAACGAAGCAAGACTTGATCATCTATTCGTATATTATATGATCTTCCTCTCATAAAGCCTTCTGCTGCAAAACATTGAATGTGCAACTAAGAATTGGAAATCAATGTTGGTCACATGGCATGCAGATTTACAACAAAAGGAGCAATGATGGATTGAAATAACTCCATAACTGAGATACGGTGGCTTACATCCAGATGGTTCAACATGTTTTGGCGTGAGAGGAAGTCCAACATCATCTTTTGGGCGATCAGAATCTAGAGAAAATCTTTGACCATTTGATGGATGATGATCCAAATGCAAATGATCTAGCTTCCTTAGAGGTGATACCGCTCCTGTTTGTGCCATTTACTTCATTAAACACCCAAATATTTACCATTAAACATTTACAGAAAGGACAAATAGGTAGCATTCTCATGGAGACCTGATTAATGTAAGACTTGTTATTTCATTGTAAAATGGAAGAGGAATAAGCCCAGTCAATTtgaaagaaaaaaggagaaatGAAAACAGGTCCTTGTGCATGAAAAGAGAACGGAGAGCTAAAACACAAAAAATTAATATGACAATATGTAATTGTAGACAGAATTAATCATTAGGAGGCACCGAGGCAGATAGAATCCTATAGAGCAGAACTTGACAGTGTTGTGATATTGGTGTTTCCTTATGAATATCACAGCTCTCGCACAGTCCCACACAAACTATAAGGTTCACTCTTTACCTCCACCATGGTCATCAGAAATCTCGGACACTGACAATCGAGGAATTGCATTGTATAATGGGAAAGTGGGGCGCTCTCCCTGAGAATACAATGCTTCATTCGTGGAGAGACGTGATGATAAGGAGTGTGTCGATGTTGAGGTCCTGATGGGAAAGTCCGTATTTGATTTGGAAGGGTTGTACGAGGAAACCGATGAAACTTCATCTTTCGAACTATCATATCCTTCTTCTAGATCAGTATTATCATTTGCTTTGCTCTGCAATAAGAATATTATGTCAGCATGGATTGAAACAACAATCATGGAAATATAAGGATATCACTGATTAACATGATTTAGATAATCACTATGTACATGAAAAATACCATACGTTGGAAAATAGTTCAGATCCTACTAAAATTTTCAGCAGTCGACAAAATTACAAACTAAAGATCTTCTGCATACTGATATGTCCTTGCTTaagtaatccaaataactatggacAACTCATACAAGACATCACTGTAGAAACAAACAAACTCATGCAAGAGATGGTTTAGAAGCTAAATAAGGACTCACCCATTCTgaatcatcatccttttctctCCAAAATATACTCAGTTGCTCAACTGAGAGTGGAAAACTTCCTGAGATATGTAAACAGTTCAGTATTGATGAGGATTAACATAGTATGCAGTTTAGTATCACTAAGTTTCTGCTGTTGCACATCCACTAACAACTCTGTAGCATTCAGTTGTTATTTCTCATGTACGTATTTAAACAGGATTGTGGTGTCAGTCTCCACTATATTATTTAAGCCTGTCGTGCATATAGTTTTTCATGAAAGGTTGAAAACAGAACGCTACAGGTATTTTCCTAAAAGAAGGAACCACTGGAATTCAGCCACCTATAGGAACCCCGGTGAAACTGGAATTGATATAAAGAGTATCCATGTTGAACAAAATCACTTGTGCACCGTATAGGATAAGGTGTTATGTAAGCACAGAAGGTTGTACCAACCGCACAAAGATGTGAAGGTTATGAGAACTTCGAAAGGATCCATATAACAATCACAACACGAGCTGTGACCTGTGAGGGAGTAGGTATAGCAACACAAATATTgggcatctcatgatagttacaAAATATCGTACCTAATAATTATTTCCAACCTTGCCAAAAAATataccccccccccacacacacacacacacaaaaaaaaagctATGTAACCCACATGTTCAGCGAATATGTAGGCCTGCATGCTTCAGTGAGTGAATCGCGCATGATTTTTAAGGCGTCCCCAAAGCGTCGCTTAGTCGACGCCTAGGCGTCAGAGCGCCCAGAGACAGCAAGGCGTCGGGCTCGCCTTAGGCCATCGTCCAAGGCGTCCAGATTCGCCTATTGAGGCGTCCAGGTCATCGCCTAGGCGGGGGAGGCGTCGCTCTGGTCCAATTTGGACGCCCTGGTCCAGGTCGAGCGGGAACTAGTGAGGGGCAGGGCGGGAAACAGAAATTGGATGGGATTGGAAAGAAATTGGGGGGCAATCTGAGGTGAAATAGATGGTAGAGAGAGAGTGGGGAACACACACGTGACAGGAATCgatctgagagagagagaagagctcTCTCCTCTCAGGCGGCCAGCCACTCCTCCGCCAGATCCCGTCCGCCGGACAAGTTTCCTCCCTCGTCCAGCTTCCTCTCCATCGCCGGCCAAGCTTCCAGGCCTCTCCTCCCCTGGCGCATCCCTCCCCTAGCAGGGCAACAAAGTACGACAGCTCTGCTGCCCATGGTCTCTTTCCTCTCCGCCCCTCACTGCTCTGCTGCTGTGTTGTGCTGTGCTGCTTCAAAAGTGAACTAAGGCGTAGCCTCGCGCTTTAAGCGCCTAGGCGTTGAggcgcccaccccccccccccccccccacccaacGCCTTAAAACGCCTGGATCCCTTAAAAACCATGGAATTGCGTACTTAACAGAAAAGTAGTTTAATCAACAACATACTTTTAAAATCCAGCAGAGAGTAATACGCAGAGTGACTGAAGTGCAAGAACCTTAAATAATGGAATTTACATCACTGACCTTCTTCATTTAGTAAGTTGCTGCTTTTCTGGGAAACACATATCTGCAAGGGGACTCGGGTTTCCTACAGAAACGAATTCAATTTTAAGCTATCGTTCTGAGACATGTGGCTTATTTTTAATGTCTGAAACTTGCATAATTGCATTACAAGACTGACTATGAAGTAGAGAATGATGCTAGAAATAAGAAAATGGAATCAAGTTGTTTTCAGTACAATGGTTAAGAGAATTTTCAAAGAACTCAACTCAAGGCTAGCTTAAGACGCACGTACATGCGCTGACTATCAAATTCTCCTTTAAGGAGATAGAAAAATTAACATTAGTCTTGGTGTTTCTTGTATATAACAGAGGAAATAGATGGGCCATATAATGCTCAAATATACGGAAGCCTGCAGTCACCTCCCATCATCACAATATaatggagacatgcagacatgaaccAAAATAAAGAAATTGTCGTTGCACTCTTCTGATGCTACGgggtagccaaccaagaacctaTACCAATCAATGTCTTTCTGTGGGGTTCTGGGTCTACACTTCGACGATTCGGTTTTCGAATTAAGTCAGGTCCGCATGCCCTAAATCCCCAAGCATGTGTGATTATGAGTTTAAGACTAGTGTTTTTAACACTTAAGTAAGATTGTTTATTAAAATACTGTGTATTCTTGACACTTCAGTAAACTTGACTAGCATCTTGTTGTGTCCCTTGGATAGAAGGATGTAGGGGTAATCAATAGAAGGCCAAAGGTTGAGCTGCGACGCCCCATTCTGCAAGTTATTCACTTGATTTTCTAATCTTACATTAAAATTTAATATGTAACCAATGGGCTTTTGTTTTTTAATATAGTATATCTTTCTAGGATAGTTAGATTGGAGTCTTAGATCCAAAATTATCGCATTGGTACATTCGCTAAGAATGCACTAGAAATATTTCACAAGTCACGGGCTAGAGCACTCAGTTTGAGGAATAATACAAATCATCAATGAAATTATGGATGGTTAACAAATCAAAGCTTCCAACATTTCAGCACAGGAGAGGCTCCCACTGCAATTAAATTAATAGAAGAATAATACAAAGACTAGGGTCAATTTGATTTCAGTGTTACGAAGTATTAGTATTGGTCTAGGGGTCCTTATTAGACTATGTTTCCTTTCCTTGTACCTCAAGTCATGTGCAATATATACATGCCCCATGGGCTATGCAATAGAGATAAGTTGCATCATAACATTCAGCACAGATTGTGTGAACTTAAGGAGTAGAATTTTATGCCAACTACAAGAAGAATACTCACCAGCTGAACCGCACTATTTACATTGCCTTTAGTTTGATCCTCATTACCCAAGTCAATCAATCTCCCAAGCAATGTACTCCTAACATAATAAATATAGCGAATACTGATGCCCCTATATGATGGTGGTAAAATCTTTGGGAGCTCCAAACGTACAATATctgcaaaaatatatttttcagcTGAGTTGCAAACTGCCTTCGTGAAGTGTTTGAAAACATGCAAGTTGCATATCCCTAAATAGTAAATCCTCTTAGTCATGAGTCATGACCTTCCATAACAGAGCTGTAGCCAAAACTGTATTCACTTCGACTTCACAAGTAGAATCATGGATGCTTACAGTTTTATTTTGACGTAATGTAAAAAATGAGAACATGGATAGACCAATAACTAATATTTAAGATCAAACACAGGGTGGTCGACGAGACAGGCGATTAGCAGAATAAGaagcaaaggaaattcaaattacTGTATTACACTAACATGTCGTACAATATGAGGAAAATGGAGGTAAAGCAACTGAATAATAGTTACTttacatttcaagcaatctagaaATGCAGCATTACATGATAAGTGCATTATCAACTTCCATTGATCCTCCAAAACAAGGGATAACTTACATGTTTTTGTTTGCCCCGAAGCAATTATTACTTTGGAGACTAATGAGGGTGCCGAACAATCCAAAAACAAATATTCACCTATATAATCAATTATAACAAAGGAGGAttatcaaaaataaaataaaagacgcgTTGGTGAATTATTTAGATGAAATCTGGGTTGTTAAATACCTCTCCTTTGCTTAGACCCTGGTAAGGGCTTTGGAACAGAGAACCATTGGCTATCCAACttctcaattcctttaagttcgaAAGATAGCCCAT harbors:
- the LOC123407518 gene encoding uncharacterized protein LOC123407518 isoform X2, translating into MSLRLPLPQGLSFFKSVGWFEDSKVDSAAKHHLSPKFKLQTDKEVYRPGDSVTATIEISSPSSLKDEAGTASGGDVTSLLVDGLSFELKGIEKLDSQWFSVPKPLPGSKQRRGEYLFLDCSAPSLVSKVIIASGQTKTYIVRLELPKILPPSYRGISIRYIYYVRSTLLGRLIDLGNEDQTKGNVNSAVQLETRVPLQICVSQKSSNLLNEGSFPLSVEQLSIFWREKDDDSEWSKANDNTDLEEGYDSSKDEVSSVSSYNPSKSNTDFPIRTSTSTHSLSSRLSTNEALYSQGERPTFPLYNAIPRLSVSEISDDHGGGAVSPLRKLDHLHLDHHPSNGQRFSLDSDRPKDDVGLPLTPKHVEPSGSEGFMRGRSYNIRIDDQVLLRFSPKNSDSTYYFGDMIGGALTFFHGTGTRRCLEVSITLETSETINPRVIHPSRRVSPTITKVHSEHHEVVADLHQTSFLFSIPIEGPMSFATSKVTVQWSLRFEFFTTPAGMDSSRYEHPLLVEKREKGDWVLPITVYAPPMRRRATHGRNGRSALVGNLFNS
- the LOC123407518 gene encoding uncharacterized protein LOC123407518 isoform X1; the protein is MSLRLPLPQGLSFFKSVGWFEDSKVDSAAKHHLSPKFKLQTDKEVYRPGDSVTATIEISSPSSLKDEAGTASGGDVTSLLVDGLSFELKGIEKLDSQWFSVPKPLPGSKQRRGEYLFLDCSAPSLVSKVIIASGQTKTYIVRLELPKILPPSYRGISIRYIYYVRSTLLGRLIDLGNEDQTKGNVNSAVQLETRVPLQICVSQKSSNLLNEEGSFPLSVEQLSIFWREKDDDSEWSKANDNTDLEEGYDSSKDEVSSVSSYNPSKSNTDFPIRTSTSTHSLSSRLSTNEALYSQGERPTFPLYNAIPRLSVSEISDDHGGGAVSPLRKLDHLHLDHHPSNGQRFSLDSDRPKDDVGLPLTPKHVEPSGSEGFMRGRSYNIRIDDQVLLRFSPKNSDSTYYFGDMIGGALTFFHGTGTRRCLEVSITLETSETINPRVIHPSRRVSPTITKVHSEHHEVVADLHQTSFLFSIPIEGPMSFATSKVTVQWSLRFEFFTTPAGMDSSRYEHPLLVEKREKGDWVLPITVYAPPMRRRATHGRNGRSALVGNLFNS